The Sulfurimonas sp. hsl 1-7 genomic sequence TGTTTCACTTTTTACAGACGTTATAGTACTCAAGTCACTGCTGATATAGAACAAAAATACTCCAGTTTTAGTGATAAATTACAAGTAAAAAAAAGTAGATTTTTAAATGATGCAAAAAAAAGTATAGAACAATTCTCTGAATATAAAAAAGTTGCATTTAACAATACAAAATTAATAATTTTGCTTGATCTTCTTATAGAACATAACCAAAATTATCAGAAAGGCTTTTTTAATTTTACATTGTATAAGTTTTTACTACAACACCAAGATGAAATTTTTAAAATTAAAAATAAAAAACATTATAAAAGTCAGGCTAGAAAAGTTGCAGCAAAATTTAAACTGCACCAACTTTTGTTTTATTCAATGTAAATAAAAGTGTAAGCTTTATTATAATTTTTCCAAGCCAATTCGACATCGAAAAAATTTATTTTTTCGATTTTCAAGCATTTGAAGATCTTGCCCTCTATCATATTCAGATGCTTTTCGTTTATGAAATAAATGAAACTGATTTGCTATAAATCTTGCAGAGACAATTTTATATCCCAAACCTTCAAAGCGCCATTCCAGATCAGTATCTCCAGCCATTGCAGAATTTCCAAGTGCTTCATCAAATCCATTTATATCAACCATAGCTGCTTTATAGCAAGACATATTACAACCAAGTAATGGAAATTTTTTCTTTCTCAATTTCTTCATAAGAGTGTGAATCAAACCATTAATATGGATACTGAATCCTTCTTCTGTATGTCTTTCTATAGAAGCATCTTTTTGTATAGAAAAATACTTGAACATAAAACTTTTTTCTAGTTCTAAAGGATCTAATACTTTTTCTCTTAAATAGTTTGAATACTGTGGTCCTAAATTCACTCTTCTACCAGAAACTACAGTTTTCTCAGCAGAGAGTATCACATGATTTTCAATAAAGTTACTATATAAAATACAATCACCATCTATAAAAATCAAGTACTCTCCTGAACTATGTCTAATTGCATTATTTTGACTAACTGATTTTCTAACTCCATTGTCTTCTTGAATTGTATGAACTATTGAAAAATCATATTTTGTTTGTGCTATATCCACAGCTTTAGCCATTTCAATACTCTCTCCATCTTCAGCTACAACAACTTCAAAATTTTTATACGTCTGATATTCTAATGATCTAAAAATCAATTCTAATGCTTCTGTATCTTTATAAACAGCGATAATAATACTAACTTTCACTAAGTATCCTATATAATTTTTCTAATTGAATAGCTCTATCAAACGTTGTCCTTACTTTTTCAAAAGCTTTTGTAACTAATAATTTTTTCAATTCTTTATTGCTATATAAAAGATTTATTTTTTCTACTAAATCATCAACTGTTCGATTAAATAACAAACCATCTTCACCATCAGTAATTATCTCTAATGGTCCACCTTTTTTAGTGGCTATTACAGGTATCTTATTTGCCATAGCTTCAATCACTACTAAACCAAAAGTTTCATGTTCAGTCGCAAGAATATTGACATCAAAAAGTTTTAAATGTTCTGCCACATCTTTAGTAAAACCAGAAAAAATAACTTTATCTTCAATATCAGCTTCTATTATATACTGTTTAAGTTTTGCTAAGTATTGTTCATCCATCGCAGAACCAACAATTAGAACTACTATGTCAAGTTCTTTTAATTTTTCAATAACTTCAAGAACCATCCATTGCCCTTTTGGTTCTTCTATTCTTCCAATAATTCCGACAACAAACTTATCTTGAAGCGCATACTTAGCACGTAACTGCTGGACTTTTTGTTCATCAACTTCAGGTATATCAGTTCCAAGATATATCATCTC encodes the following:
- a CDS encoding glycosyltransferase family 4 protein — protein: MKNILELCLADGLGGLEMFVATCYEDFSKKNTCKLVVSPDSKLDNYFDNEDKFHIKRNKFFPIFPALKLAKYIDQNEIDIVHFHWTKDILTAVLAKLLSKRKTKLVQSRHMRMTRFKDDFYHKWLYRNIDMMHAVTLEVKTELEKFIPEGIRPKIEMIYLGTDIPEVDEQKVQQLRAKYALQDKFVVGIIGRIEEPKGQWMVLEVIEKLKELDIVVLIVGSAMDEQYLAKLKQYIIEADIEDKVIFSGFTKDVAEHLKLFDVNILATEHETFGLVVIEAMANKIPVIATKKGGPLEIITDGEDGLLFNRTVDDLVEKINLLYSNKELKKLLVTKAFEKVRTTFDRAIQLEKLYRILSES
- a CDS encoding glycosyltransferase translates to MKVSIIIAVYKDTEALELIFRSLEYQTYKNFEVVVAEDGESIEMAKAVDIAQTKYDFSIVHTIQEDNGVRKSVSQNNAIRHSSGEYLIFIDGDCILYSNFIENHVILSAEKTVVSGRRVNLGPQYSNYLREKVLDPLELEKSFMFKYFSIQKDASIERHTEEGFSIHINGLIHTLMKKLRKKKFPLLGCNMSCYKAAMVDINGFDEALGNSAMAGDTDLEWRFEGLGYKIVSARFIANQFHLFHKRKASEYDRGQDLQMLENRKNKFFRCRIGLEKL